A stretch of DNA from Desulfobotulus mexicanus:
AGCGCCCTGTCCATGTCATTCATTTTCAGGGTCTTGAGATCCCCCGGTATTTCAAGAAGCACCGCATTGTCATGGGGCATATGTTCCGGGCCTGCCAGAGGATAAAGGGCCAGCGCCCCGGCCGTGGTCATATCATCCTTATGCTCTGGCTTGCCATCAAGGCTGCAGCGCACCAGAAGTCTGTCCATGGGTATGCCCGCATGCATGGAGCAGGGAACATGGTAGCAGTCTTCCATGTAACGGATGCCCTTGCCCCCCTGCAGGGTCAGATAGAGATAGCCATTGCGGCTTTCCATGGGATCATAGGTCCAGGCCATCTCCCGGATATTCCGGGAAAGAAGCTCCTGCACCAGCACCTGATGGAGCAGCCCTCCCACGCTGCGGTCACGGTATTCGTCCAGTACCCCCAGCATGTGTCCATAGGCCAGACCCGGTTCCATGGTGGCCATGGCAATGGCCATGCCCACCATACCTTTGTCTGCAAAAGCCCCCAGAACAAATCCTGTACGTACATCCTCCATGGTCCAGGCCTTGAGGCTGATGGGAGACGTAACTCCCTGATCTTCAAGTCCCCATATGGTTTTCTGCAAGGCAATGCATGCATCCATTTCTTCCTGTGTGGACAGCCTTCGTATTTCTACTTCCATGATAAGGATTCCGATCTTTTTTTGACCTTCGTTACCATGACTGCATGTCATCGCTGACATGGGTGCATCCGTCAAAGTCCCAATTGAGCAGGAGTATGGCCGCAAGGCCCTGGTTTCCGTCTCAGTGGGTCCTAATCCGCCTCTCTTGTTTTCAGGAAAACCACATCCGGCCATTGTTCCTCCACAAATCCCAGCTGCCATTCCGTTGTGGTGAGGAAGGTGAGGTGGCCTTCGGCATCCCTTGCAAGGTTGTGGCTGTGTTTTTTTTCAAATTCCGCAAATTTTTTGGGATCTTCGCAGTGTATCCAGCGGGCCACGCCAAAGTTGGCATTCTCGTAAATGGCATCCACGCTGTATTCCGCTTTAAGTCTGTGCATGGTTACTTCAAACTGAAGGGAACCCACAGCCCCCAGAATATAATCCGGAGCATTGACGGGCCGGAAGAACTGGACTGCTCCTTCTTCGGCCAGCTGGGTAAGGCCCTTTTGCAGCTGTTTCAGTTTCAAGGGATTTTTCAGGATGACCCTTCGGAAGATTTCCGGAGCAAAGTTGGGAATGCCCGTAAATTTCAGAGGTTCCTTGGCAGAAAAGGTATCCCCGATTTTAACGGTGCCGTGGTTGTGCACACCAATGATGTCTCCGGGCCAGGCTTCGTCCACATGGCTTCTGTCCTGGGCCATGAAGATGGTGGCATTGCTGATGGTGATTTCCTTGCCAAGGCGGTGGTGCATGACCTTCATGCCACGGGTGAATTTTCCGGAGCAGATGCGAACAAAGGCAATGCGGTCCCTGTGGGCCGGGTCCATGTTGGCCTGAATTTTAAAGGCAAAGCCTGAAAAACTTTCTTCCTCGGGAGAGACCATGCGTGTGCTGGTGGCCCTGGGGGAGGGGGCAGGGGCCATTTCCACAAAGGCGTCCAGCAGTTCGCGCACACCGAAGTTGTTGATGGCGGAACCGAAGAAAACCGGTGTCTGGGAGCCGGAAAGATAGTGGCGCATCTCAAAGGGGCTGGCAGCACCTTCCAGCAGCTCTATGTCTTCCCTCAGCTCATCGGCCTGGGAGCCTAAGATTTCATCCAGCACTGGATCATTGAGATCTTTGATGGTTACCACTTCCTTGGGCTTATTGTCTTCTCCCGGATTAAAAAGGGAAATTTCTTTTTTATAAAGGTTGTAAACACCTTTAAAGCGCTTGCCCATGCCGATGGGCCAGGACATGGGTATGCATTCAATCTGCAGCTTGTCCTCGATATCCGAGAGAATATCAAGGGGGAACATGCCTTCCCTGTCCAGCTTGTTGATGAAGGTGATGATGGGGGTGTTGCGCATGCGGCAGACGGCCATAAGCTTTTCCGTCTGGGTTTCAACACCCCTTGCGGAATCAATGACCATGAGGGCGGAATCCACGGCGGTGAGTACCCGGTAGGTGTCTTCTGAAAAGTCCTGATGGCCGGGGGTATCCAGCAGGTTTACTTCATAATCCCTGTAATTGAACTTCATGACAGAGGTGGTAACGGAAATACCGCGTTCCTGTTCTATGGCCATCCAGTCTGAGGTGGCATGGCGCTGGGCTTTCTTGGCTTTCACCGCACCAGCCGTCTGTATGGCACCACCAAAGAGCAGGAGCTTTTCCGTCAAAGTGGTTTTACCGGCATCGGGATGGCTGATGATGCCGAAGGTGCGGCGCATGGCCACTTCCTGGGCTATTTTGCTGTTGGGTCGGGTCATGGTTTTATTCCTGTGGGGTTTGGGCCGCAGGGATAAGGGGCGGCACAGAGGGTTTCGGAGTCTGCTGCCTGTAGAGACAAAGCTGAAGTCCAGCAAGAAAGCCGGAACTGCGTAAAGAATCTTTCCGCAGTTCCGGCCTGTCATTCTTTTTACGGAGCTGCTTTTAGCATATCCTTATAAGAAAGAAAATCATTTTGATCTGAAGCAGCAGAGGCTGCCTTACTGCCGGGTCAGCCTTCTGTATTTCATGCGCTTGGGAATGAGGGCATCGGCTCCAAGGCGGCGTTTTTTGTCTTCCTCGTATTCGCTGAAGTTGCCGTCAAAGAATACCACTTCCGCATCTCCCTCAAAGGCGAGGATGTGGGTGCAGGTTCTGTCCAGAAACCAGCGGTCATGGCTGATGATGAGGGCGCAGCCTGCAAAGTTGGCAAGGCCTTCTTCCAAAGCCCGGATGGTGTTCACGTCCAGATCGTTGGTGGGTTCGTCAAGGAGCAGGACGTTGGCTTCGGATTTGAGCATCTGGGCCAGATGCACACGGTTGCGTTCTCCCCCGGAAAGGACTTCCACCTTTTTCTGCTGATCTGCCCCTGAAAAGTTGAAGCGGGCCACATAGGCACGGGAGTTTACTTCCCGGCCACCCACCATAACGATATCCTGCCCTCCGGAAATAACTTCCCAGATACTCTTGCCGGATTCAAGGGAGCCCCTGTGCTGGTCCGCATAGCCAAGCTTCACGGTTTCACCGACCCGGATTTCTCCTTTGTCCGGAGCTTCTTCCCCTGAAATCATGCGGAAAAGGGTGGTTTTACCTGCGCCGTTGGGTCCGATGATGCCCACAATACTGCCGGGCTGCAGATTGAAGCTCATGTTTTCCACAAGGAGTTTATCTTCAAAGGCTTTGCTGACACCATCGGTTTCAATGACGAGATTACCGAGGCGGGGACCTGAGGGGATAAAAATCTGAAGATCCCGGTCCATCTGTTCGTTGCTGCGGCCCAGCATTTCTTCATAAGAACTGATGCGGGCCTTGGATTTGGCATGGCGTCCCTTGGGACTCATGCGTATCCATTCAAGCTCCTTTTCCAGGGTTTTCTGGCGCTGGGATTCCTGTTTTTCCTCATCCGCAAGGCGTTTTTGCTTCTGCTCCAGCCAGGATGAGTAATTGCCCTTCCAGGGAATGCCTTCGCCCCTGTCCAGTTCCAGAATCCAGCCGGCCACATTGTCGAGGAAGTAGCGGTCATGGGTAACGGCAATGATGGTTCCCGCATATTGTTTCAGGTGCTGTTCCAGCCATGCCACGGATTCCGCATCCAGATGGTTGGTGGGTTCGTCCAGAAGCAGGATATCGGGTTTCTGCAGAAGCAGCTTACAAAGTGCCACCCTGCGGCGCTCACCACCGGAGAGAATAGCTACTTTGGCATCCGGCGGCGGACAGCGCAGTGCATCCATGGCCATTTCCAGCCGGGCATCAATGTCCCAGCCGTCCATGCGGTCCAGAAGATCCTGTACCTCGCCTTGACGCTCAATCAGTTTGTTCATGGCGTCATCATCCATGGGCTCTGCAAATTTTTCGTTGATGGCATTGTATTCCTTCATCAGGGCAGCCACCTGACCGGCACCTTCCTCCACCAGTTCCAGTACGGTGCGGTTTTCGTCCAGCAGGGGTTCCTGGGGAAGGTAGCCGATGGAATAACCGTCGGAAAGGATGGTTTCTCCGGCAAATTCATTGTCAACACCGGCCATGATGCGCAGCAGTGTGGTTTTACCTGAGCCGTTTAAACCCAGTACGCCGATTTTGGCACCATAATAATAGGAAAGGGAAATATCCTTCAGCACGGTTTTGGTGCCGTGACGCTTGCTTACCTGCATCATTGTATAGATGATCTTTTTGGTATCAACACTCATTTGATCAGACTCCCTGGTTCATGGGTTTGCATAAAAGGGAAGCGCACCATGGGGTGCGCTTTTTTGTACATATGTCAGTGGGCCTGAAGGCTTAATCAGGCTATAATTTCAATCCGTATCTAAATGAAGATGAGCGGAATGGCAAGACCTGGTTTTTCGGAAAGTCTTTTCAGGTTTTGACAGGCCTCACATGCTCCCGGCATTTCAAGGGAGTTTTTTTACGGACAGAATTTTCAGGGTTTCTTTGGGTACATTCTGATGCCCCCTTTTAAAGCCTGTGGGTACACGTTCAAGTTTACTCAGCACATCCATGCCTTCCACCACCTGACCGAATACGCAGTAGCCAAAACCCTGGGCCGTGGAAGCTTTGTAATTGAGAAAATCATTGTCCACCGTATTGATGAAAAACTGGCTGGTGGCGGAATGGGGAGCATTGGTGCGGGCCATGGCAATGGTGCCTTTAAGGTTTTTCAGGCCATTGGCCGCTTCATTGGCAATGGGATCCTTTGTGGGCTTCTGCTGCATATTTTCTGTAAATCCGCCGCCCTGCACCATAAAACCATGGATGACCCGGTGGAAGATGGTGTCGTCATAAAAGCCTTCCGATGCATAGGAAAGAAAGTTTTTTACGGTTTCAGGTGCTTTGTCCGGATAGAGCTCAAGGGTCATGGCGCCCATGCTGGTTACAATTTCAATCATGACTTTTTCTGTTTTTTCTTCTGACTCTGCCATTACGGGGCCTGCAAGCACAAGGCCTGCGCAGAGAAGGGAGATCATCAACTTCAGCATTTTTTATCCTTTCCTCTATTTTTTTTCATTGTGCCTGATCTGACAGGCGCTATTTTCCTTAGTAATCTTTTTTCCAGTAAAGGCCCATTTCTCCGCCCTTTGGACTGAGTTTGCTTTCAAGGGTGATGCGGCGGGTCAGCTCCACATCCGCAGAAATAAGATCATCATCGGTTTTAAGATCCTTTTCTACCCGAAGGTATACCCGCTCGTGGACATATTTCCCTGCCCTCAGGCGAATATCCTCGTTATCGTCTCCGTCGGATACAATGTCAAGATCATCCAGCTGCAGGATGTTTCTTGCGGTATCTATGGCTCCGGGACCGCCGTGTCCTGTCAGCTGCCTTGCGGCAAGGGCCAGCTGGGCGGCCTGTACCGGTGTGATGGTGGCAAGGGATCTGCCGAAAAGCATATGGGCCAGTACCTCATCCTGGGGCAGGGCCGGGTTGGAGGAAAGGGTAAAATCCAGCTCTGGCGGGTTGCCTTCCACTCTGAGAATGGAAACTATTTCTTTACCTTCCTGTCTTGCTTCAAAGGTCACAAAGGGATTAGGCGGCTGGCTGCCGTCCAGCATGATATTGCCTTCCGTAAGGGTCAGGCGTTTGCCGAGGAAATCCATGCGCCCCCGGAGCAGGCGGATGTCTCCCCGGATGACTGGGTCTGCGGCCTGTCCCTGAACGGAAATTCTGCCGGCCCATTCAGAATCAAGCCCCCGGCCCCGGACAAAGATACGGGAGGGGAAATGCAGGTTGATATCCAGGGCAAGGTCTGTATTTTTTTCCGGGTCGGTCTGAACTGGTTCAGGTTCTCCCTTCCCGTTTATTTCAAAAACATTTAGTTCGGCCACTTCAGGGCCGCCGGTGTCCTTTAGCTGAATCAGCACACGTTCAAATCTCAGATTGCTCTTTACTTCCTGCTTCAGGATATTACCGCTGACGGTGCTGTTTCCCCTGGCCAGGACAGCCATGATGACAGGATTGTCCACGGCTTTGAAACGTTCAGCATCCACGGAAAAATGAAAAGGAAAATGTTCTTTAGCTGAGAGGAGTACTTTGCCGCTTCCCTGAAGCAGGCCGCTGGCACCGTCGCTGGCGGAGAAGTTTTCCAGTTCAATCCTGTCTTCGCTGATTTTCAGTGCTGCGGCCAGATCACGGATGAGTACCCCCTGCTCAAGGTGCTGATAGGCGACTTCCTGAAAAAGAATCGTACCCGAGGGCCGGGGATTGCCTACACTGCCGCTGAGGCTGAGGTCCACAAGGGCAAGGCCTGTAAGGGCCTGATCGTGAGGCATAAAAAGAAGTCCCAGCCTTCCAAGATCCAGAGCTCCAGTAAGGGAGGCTTCCACGGTGTTGTTTTTGGATATATCCAGATTAAAGGGGGCAAGGGAAAGCATCATGGGTATATGGCCATGCCCCTGCAGCAGGGGTTGCGGTGCATTCATTTCTCCGGCCCGGAGGGTTAGGCTAAGCAGGGCATCTTTGAGGGTGGCATCTGCATCCAGAGCCATGACGGGAAGATTGATTCCCCCACGGGGGACAAGGTTGCGGCCCTTAAGTTCTGTCCGAATCTCAGGATTTGCCGGATGACCTTCCATCATAATTGCAGCATCCAGCTCTCCCTCCATGAAAGGGGCAAAGAGGGGCACGGGTAAAGCGGTCAGATCCATCTGCATGTGCACATAATCCTTCTGCCATGAACCCTGGGCCTGAAGACTGCCGGAATCAAGTATAATATCCATAGATTCAAGGAAGAAACCGTCTTTTTTCTGCTGCATCACCATGGGAGAGACAAGGCTGAACACATGGCTGTCCCAGCTGCCGCTGAGATCCTTCAGGGTGAGGCTTCGGCTCTCCTGTTGTGTTTCTTGATAAAGGGCTGCCAGATTCAGCTCAAAGGGGGCCTGAATGTCGCCTTTGGTATGGAGATCCAGCCTAAGGCGTTCCGGAGAACCCTTTATTTCTGCTTCTGCCCTGTCTATCTGCAGATCCGCCAAAGACAGTTTTTCTATACGGATGCTGGCATTCACTTCAGGTTTTTCAAAGAGGTTTTGGATATTTCCATCTGCAAGAAGACTTTCCATAGAGAGGGGTTTTGTCTCCCATGGTTTAAGTTCCAGATGAAAGGATGCGTCCTGACGCTTATTTTGTTCAAACATATGAACGAGAAGCTGGCCCCTGCCTTCCATATCCATACCTGCAAGGGCGCTGTAGGGGGATGCATCTTTAAGATCGGCCTTAATTT
This window harbors:
- a CDS encoding GNAT family N-acetyltransferase; translated protein: MSAMTCSHGNEGQKKIGILIMEVEIRRLSTQEEMDACIALQKTIWGLEDQGVTSPISLKAWTMEDVRTGFVLGAFADKGMVGMAIAMATMEPGLAYGHMLGVLDEYRDRSVGGLLHQVLVQELLSRNIREMAWTYDPMESRNGYLYLTLQGGKGIRYMEDCYHVPCSMHAGIPMDRLLVRCSLDGKPEHKDDMTTAGALALYPLAGPEHMPHDNAVLLEIPGDLKTLKMNDMDRALRWQQDIRCVFTEYLNRRSYHATRLFSETSDTGRRSFYLLSRNRTIS
- a CDS encoding peptide chain release factor 3 — translated: MTRPNSKIAQEVAMRRTFGIISHPDAGKTTLTEKLLLFGGAIQTAGAVKAKKAQRHATSDWMAIEQERGISVTTSVMKFNYRDYEVNLLDTPGHQDFSEDTYRVLTAVDSALMVIDSARGVETQTEKLMAVCRMRNTPIITFINKLDREGMFPLDILSDIEDKLQIECIPMSWPIGMGKRFKGVYNLYKKEISLFNPGEDNKPKEVVTIKDLNDPVLDEILGSQADELREDIELLEGAASPFEMRHYLSGSQTPVFFGSAINNFGVRELLDAFVEMAPAPSPRATSTRMVSPEEESFSGFAFKIQANMDPAHRDRIAFVRICSGKFTRGMKVMHHRLGKEITISNATIFMAQDRSHVDEAWPGDIIGVHNHGTVKIGDTFSAKEPLKFTGIPNFAPEIFRRVILKNPLKLKQLQKGLTQLAEEGAVQFFRPVNAPDYILGAVGSLQFEVTMHRLKAEYSVDAIYENANFGVARWIHCEDPKKFAEFEKKHSHNLARDAEGHLTFLTTTEWQLGFVEEQWPDVVFLKTREAD
- the ettA gene encoding energy-dependent translational throttle protein EttA, with protein sequence MSVDTKKIIYTMMQVSKRHGTKTVLKDISLSYYYGAKIGVLGLNGSGKTTLLRIMAGVDNEFAGETILSDGYSIGYLPQEPLLDENRTVLELVEEGAGQVAALMKEYNAINEKFAEPMDDDAMNKLIERQGEVQDLLDRMDGWDIDARLEMAMDALRCPPPDAKVAILSGGERRRVALCKLLLQKPDILLLDEPTNHLDAESVAWLEQHLKQYAGTIIAVTHDRYFLDNVAGWILELDRGEGIPWKGNYSSWLEQKQKRLADEEKQESQRQKTLEKELEWIRMSPKGRHAKSKARISSYEEMLGRSNEQMDRDLQIFIPSGPRLGNLVIETDGVSKAFEDKLLVENMSFNLQPGSIVGIIGPNGAGKTTLFRMISGEEAPDKGEIRVGETVKLGYADQHRGSLESGKSIWEVISGGQDIVMVGGREVNSRAYVARFNFSGADQQKKVEVLSGGERNRVHLAQMLKSEANVLLLDEPTNDLDVNTIRALEEGLANFAGCALIISHDRWFLDRTCTHILAFEGDAEVVFFDGNFSEYEEDKKRRLGADALIPKRMKYRRLTRQ
- a CDS encoding peptidylprolyl isomerase, with amino-acid sequence MLKLMISLLCAGLVLAGPVMAESEEKTEKVMIEIVTSMGAMTLELYPDKAPETVKNFLSYASEGFYDDTIFHRVIHGFMVQGGGFTENMQQKPTKDPIANEAANGLKNLKGTIAMARTNAPHSATSQFFINTVDNDFLNYKASTAQGFGYCVFGQVVEGMDVLSKLERVPTGFKRGHQNVPKETLKILSVKKLP
- a CDS encoding translocation/assembly module TamB domain-containing protein, producing MKKLLILMLWAFLVLIIGISALSLFFLRTEPGHRMLESGLNRLLENPKGLSVRIQGLKGELPFDLQMESLALHDKEGLFFQVRHPEIRLSAGELLSGRIHIQKLHASYLGLYRLPVTDEKSSEKKQKEEKTSSFPPALPAIHLEDLLAEEIFIAASVAGEDIRLRLQAFLHTDRELWQTGLHLNQTHGPAASLTLEAGFFPETGLFNIHTRLDEPDGRLALLLGLDRKLPLHLSLGGESMEEKSWYGNLDIRAGENNELKSDISLSWKTLPTLILDGGFDLDPQLLPKPLAALLSSGRFKAGISRADSGHILISDLILENSGLKLEGEGHLLPETKQMDSHLYLHLFDTEPLADWLGFNPGTDMVLDVHAKGPFTAPETRIQLSLKEPEVTGLSFSLLKLDGQLVIEEKKSGLPDLLARGKIHGENFSYTYAPLPDLLEADFDLAFALSSGRLFLNSLTIQGEDVDFNGEGEINTKNLETDISASLHLGELHPWVSRYLPWDAHGKGTLKTRMTGRFYPLHLHFEVLTELENVRDLPHPLGPLTGGRARLEGELILDYLNPENEGMGIHISKLLLDTPNALLKGEMNLFTGSGRFETDAHIHLRQTSALLPEVTGNMDLFAQTSGSFSDLSLNSTLESRDLTIAGTSTPLKINLDAKDLFGMPSGMLRLKTGPEDFLISGDSTFQMREDEFSLSGLILNVPGGEITGQAAFDFEKKVILGEIKADLKDASPYSALAGMDMEGRGQLLVHMFEQNKRQDASFHLELKPWETKPLSMESLLADGNIQNLFEKPEVNASIRIEKLSLADLQIDRAEAEIKGSPERLRLDLHTKGDIQAPFELNLAALYQETQQESRSLTLKDLSGSWDSHVFSLVSPMVMQQKKDGFFLESMDIILDSGSLQAQGSWQKDYVHMQMDLTALPVPLFAPFMEGELDAAIMMEGHPANPEIRTELKGRNLVPRGGINLPVMALDADATLKDALLSLTLRAGEMNAPQPLLQGHGHIPMMLSLAPFNLDISKNNTVEASLTGALDLGRLGLLFMPHDQALTGLALVDLSLSGSVGNPRPSGTILFQEVAYQHLEQGVLIRDLAAALKISEDRIELENFSASDGASGLLQGSGKVLLSAKEHFPFHFSVDAERFKAVDNPVIMAVLARGNSTVSGNILKQEVKSNLRFERVLIQLKDTGGPEVAELNVFEINGKGEPEPVQTDPEKNTDLALDINLHFPSRIFVRGRGLDSEWAGRISVQGQAADPVIRGDIRLLRGRMDFLGKRLTLTEGNIMLDGSQPPNPFVTFEARQEGKEIVSILRVEGNPPELDFTLSSNPALPQDEVLAHMLFGRSLATITPVQAAQLALAARQLTGHGGPGAIDTARNILQLDDLDIVSDGDDNEDIRLRAGKYVHERVYLRVEKDLKTDDDLISADVELTRRITLESKLSPKGGEMGLYWKKDY